In one Acipenser ruthenus chromosome 10, fAciRut3.2 maternal haplotype, whole genome shotgun sequence genomic region, the following are encoded:
- the ptch2 gene encoding protein patched homolog 1 isoform X1, with amino-acid sequence MASDPSIPGASICGELPPSYTRSALPANSDLLRRPSYCHAAFALKQISKGKAVGQKAPLWIRARFQALLFSLGCQIQRHCGKVLFIGLLVFGALAVGLRVAAIETDIEQLWVEAGSRVSRELRYTKEKQGEETVFTSQMLIQTSKRGGTNILTQEALLQHLEAAQAASKVQVSLYGKSWDLNKICYKSGVPVIENGMIERMIDKLFPCMIVTPLDCFWEGAKLQGGSAYLPGKPDIQWMNLDPVQLMEELGQFTSLEGFREMLEKAQVGHAYMNRPCLDPTDPDCPDSAPNKVLCECPDIAQELRGGCHGFSKKFMHWQEELILGGRAKDSQNALLSAEALQTMYLLMSPKQLYEHFKDDYDIHDINWNEEKATAILESWQRKFVEVAHQSILQNSSQSIHAFSTTTLNDIMKSFSDVSVIRVAGGYLLMLAYACVTMLRWDCAKSQGAVGLAGVLLVALSVASGLGLCSLLGISFNAATTQVLPFLALGIGVDDMFLLAHAFTETGYNIPFKERTGECLRRTGTSVALTSINNMIAFFMAALVPIPALRAFSLQAAIVVVFNFAMVLLIFPAILSLDLHRREDKRLDILCCFYSPCSNRVIQIQPQEFADANDNHTYPVSTYSGPTITTSTQITTTVQAFTQCDALGQHIVTILPPTSQISTGPPSVLVPPNPDPYGSQLFTPSSSTRDLLAQVDESKGGRECVPLPFFRWNLSDFARDKYAPLLLKPESKVIVVVLFMSLLGLSLYGTTMVHDGLYLTDIVPRDTKEYDFISAQFQYFSFYNMYLVTMGGFDYPRCQRQLLQLHNSFKSVKYVVRDNNQQLPRMWLHYFQDWLQGLQAAFDADWAAGRITRDNYRNGTEDGVLAYKLLVQTGTKKEPFNYSQLTTRRLVDEEGLINPDTFYIYLTVWVSNDPLGYAASQANFDPHPPEWIHDKYDTTGENLRIPMAEPLEFAQFPFYLNGLRETSDFIEAIESVRSICDDFSKKGILNYPNGYPFLFWEQYIGLRHWFLLAISIVLACTFLVCAILLLNPWTAGIIVFILAMMTVELFGIMGLIGIKLSAIPVVILIASVGIGVEFTVHVALGFLTAIGNRNLRSTVALEHMFAPVVDGAISTLLGVLMLAGSEFDFIMRYFFAVLTILTVLGLLNGLVLLPVLLSVIGPPAEVTPADNGSRLPTPSPEPMPPPMNHHGLYTGRYPPGRRHHAFSESSDSEYYSETTTTSGLGDEEYQYCDQSAYIIPPANAPPSHILLEASKNPSFPKLTIVKPYKEGQDIPAKKETLNTPVQPTVNSVSSQIARQDNKQDFQQDQGPRRQHLPSDRPQGPGRTNYSGPRPQYSNRPHYPRTTLPAYGAATRVPGSNSAVTMVTATASVTVAVHPSVPGSFRGYTHEGFEDCESDCFKETLPPSYTASEKRTDSSKTETSELQDLDCERTSRGASTRH; translated from the exons CTGGCAGCCGTGTGAGTCGAGAGTTGAGGTACACCAAGGAGAAACAAGGAGAGGAGACTGTCTTCACGTCACAAATGCTGATTCAGACCTCTAAACGGGGAGGTACCAACATCCTTACGCAGGAAGCTTTGCTGCAGCACCTCGAGGCCGCACAAGCAGCCAGCAAAGTCCAGGTGTCTTTGTATGGAAA GTCGTGGGATCTGAACAAAATCTGCTACAAATCGGGTGTCCCTGTCATCGAGAATGGAATGATTGAGAGG ATGATCGACAAGCTCTTTCCCTGCATGATTGTGACTCCTCTGGACTGTTTCTGGGAGGGAGCCAAACTCCAGGGTGGCTCTGCCTACCTTCC aGGGAAGCCAGATATCCAGTGGATGAACCTGGACCCAGTGCAGCTGATGGAGGAGCTGGGTCAGTTCACATCGCTCGAGGGCTTCCGTGAGATGCTGGAGAAGGCGCAGGTGGGCCACGCCTACATGAACCGACCATGTCTGGACCCAACTGACCCCGACTGCCCCGACAGTGCACCAAACAAAGTGCTGTGTGAG tGTCCTGACATTGCACAGGAGCTGCGCGGCGGCTGTCACGGCTTCTCCAAGAAATTCATGCACTGGCAGGAGGAGCTGATACTGGGCGGCAGGGCCAAAGACTCCCAGAACGCACTGCTCAG TGCTGAAGCTCTCCAGACCATGTACCTCCTGATGAGCCCCAAGCAGCTTTATGAACACTTCAAGGATGACTACGACATCCATGACATTAACTGGAATGAGGAGAAGGCCACTGCCATTCTAGAGTCCTGGCAGAGGAAGTTTGTTGAG GTGGCTCATCAGAGCATCCTCCAAAACTCCTCTCAGAGTATCCATGCCTTCTCTACCACCACCCTCAACGACATCATGAAATCCTTCTCTGATGTTAGTGTAATCCGCGTGGCGGGCGGTTACCTACTTATG TTGGCATATGCCTGTGTGACCATGCTGCGCTGGGACTGTGCCAAGTCCCAGGGGGCAGTGGGGCTTGCTGGTGTCCTGTTGGTAGCGCTGTCTGTAGCGTCTGGTTTAGGGCTATGCTCTCTCCTAGGGATCTCCTTCAATGCAGCCACAACGCAG GTGCTTCCCTTCCTGGCTCTGGGGATCGGCGTGGACGACATGTTTCTGTTAGCCCATGCTTTCACTGAGACTGGCTACAACATCCCCTTTAAG GAGAGAACTGGGGAGTGCCTCAGGCGGACTGGAACAAGTGTGGCTCTAACCTCCATCAATAACATGATTGCCTTCTTCATGGCTGCTCTTGTTCCCATTCCAGCCCTGAGAGCTTTCTCCTTGCAG GCTGCCATAGTTGTGGTCTTTAACTTTGCTATGGTTCTGCTCATCTTCCCGGCCATCTTGAGTCTGGACCTCCACCGACGAGAGGACAAGAGGCTTGATATTCTCTGCTGCTTCTACAG CCCATGCTCTAACCGGGTGATCCAGATCCAGCCGCAGGAGTTTGCCGATGCCAACGATAACCACACCTACCCGGTCTCCACTTATAGTGGccccaccatcaccaccagcaccCAGATCACCACTACGGTGCAGGCCTTCACGCAGTGCgatgccttgggccagcacatcGTCACCATCCTGCCTCCCACATCCCAGATCTCCACAGGCCCCCCCTCTGTGCTGGTGCCTCCCAACCCAGACCCCTACGGCTCACAGCTTTTCACACCCTCCAGCTCCACCCGCGACCTCCTGGCCCAGGTGGATGAGTCCAAAGGGGGGCGTGAGTGTGTGCCTCTGCCCTTCTTCCGGTGGAACCTGTCTGACTTTGCCCGCGACAAGTATGCTCCACTGCTGCTCAAACCAGAAAGCAAGGTGATTGTTGTTGTCCTGTTCATGAGCCTCCTGGGGCTGAGCCTCTATGGCACTACAATGGTTCATGATGGCCTCTACCTGACTGACATTGTCCCTCGTGACACCAAGGAGTATGACTTTATCTCGGCTCAGTTCCAGTACTTCTCCTTCTACAACATGTACTTGGTGACTATGGGTGGCTTTGACTACCCCCGCTGCCAACGGCAGCTCCTACAGCTACACAACAGCTTCAAGTCTGTCAAATACGTGGTTCGTGACAACAACCAGCAGCTTCCCCGGATGTGGCTGCATTACTTCCAGGACTGGCTCCAAG GTCTGCAGGCAGCATTCGATGCTGACTGGGCAGCAGGCAGGATCACCCGTGATAACTACCGCAATGGCACAGAGGATGGTGTACTGGCATATAAGCTGCTCGTCCAGACTGGCACTAAGAAGGAGCCATTCAACTACAGCCAG CTGACCACTAGGCGACTGGTAGATGAGGAAGGCTTGATCAACCCTGATACATTTTACATCTACCTGACGGTGTGGGTCAGTAATGATCCTCTTGGTTACGCAGCCTCCCAGGCTAACTTTGACCCCCACCCTCCTGAGTGGATCCACGACAAATATGATACAACGGGGGAGAACCTGCGCA TTCCCATGGCTGAGCCACTGGAGTTTGCCCAGTTCCCATTCTACCTGAACGGTCTACGTGAGACCTCAGACTTCATTGAGGCCATCGAGAGTGTGCGCTCCATCTGTGATGATTTCTCCAAGAAGGGCATCCTCAACTACCCTAACGGCTACCCCTTCCTGTTCTGGGAGCAGTACATTGGCCTGCGCCACTGGTTCCTTCTCGCCATCAGCATTGTGCTGGCCTGCACCTTCCTGGTGTGCGCCATCCTCCTGCTGAACCCCTGGACAGCCGGCATCATC GTGTTCATTCTGGCCATGATGACGGTTGAGCTCTTTGGAATCATGGGATTGATCGGTATTAAGCTGAGCGCTATCCCCGTTGTAATCCTGATCGCGTCTGTGGGGATCGGCGTGGAGTTCACCGTCCACGTAGCACTG GGCTTTTTGACGGCTATCGGCAACAGGAATCTCCGCTCCACGGTGGCACTGGAACACATGTTTGCCCCTGTAGTAGATGGCGCCATCTCCACTCTTCTGGGTGTGCTGATGCTGGCTGGGTCCGAGTTTGACTTCATCATGAG GTATTTCTTTGCAGTTCTGACCATCTTAACTGTGTTGGGCCTACTAAACGGACTAGTTCTGCTCCCTGTACTGCTATCGGTCATTGGCCCACCTGCTGAGGTCACACCAGCAGATAATGGTAGCCGTTTACCCACGCCTTCCCCAGAGCCAATGCCCCCTCCCATGAACCACCATGGTCTCTACACAGGGCGCTACCCTCCAGGCCGGCGCCACCACGCCTTCTCTGAGTCGTCGGACTCCGAATACTACTCTGAGACAACCACCACGTCGGGCCTTGGGGATGAGGAGTACCAGTACTGTGACCAAAGTGCATATATCATCCCTCCCGCCAATGCACCCCCCTCCCACATCCTTCTGGAGGCCAGCAAGAACCCCAGCTTCCCCAAACTCACG ATTGTAAAGCCGTACAAAGAGGGCCAGGACATCCCTGCCAAAAAGGAAACCTTAAACACACCAGTACAGCCCACTGTGAACTCTGTCAGCTCTCAGATAGCAAGGCAGGACAACAAGCAGGACTTTCAGCAGGACCAAGGGCCAAGGAGGCAACATTTGCCTAGTGACAGACCCCAAGGGCCAGGAAGGACTAATTACTCTGGCCCCAGGCCTCAATACAGCAACAGACCCCACTATCCTAGGACTACGTTGCCTGCGTATGGCGCAGCAACCAGGGTACCGGGGTCTAATAGCGCTGTTACCATGGTGACTGCCACCGCCTCGGTGACGGTCGCTGTGCACCCCAGTGTGCCGGGGTCATTCAGGGGTTACACACATGAGGGCTTTGAGGACTGTGAATCCGACTGCTTCAAGGAAACACTTCCACCTTCTTACACGGCCTCTGAGAAAAGGACTGACTCCTCCAAGACAGAGACCTCGGAGCTCCAGGACCTTGATTGTGAAAGAACGAGCAGAGGCGCCTCGACTAGGCACTAG
- the ptch2 gene encoding protein patched homolog 1 isoform X2, with amino-acid sequence MASDPSIPGASICGELPPSYTRSALPANSDLLRRPSYCHAAFALKQISKGKAVGQKAPLWIRARFQALLFSLGCQIQRHCGKVLFIGLLVFGALAVGLRVAAIETDIEQLWVEAGSRVSRELRYTKEKQGEETVFTSQMLIQTSKRGGTNILTQEALLQHLEAAQAASKVQVSLYGKSWDLNKICYKSGVPVIENGMIERMIDKLFPCMIVTPLDCFWEGAKLQGGSAYLPGKPDIQWMNLDPVQLMEELGQFTSLEGFREMLEKAQVGHAYMNRPCLDPTDPDCPDSAPNKVLCECPDIAQELRGGCHGFSKKFMHWQEELILGGRAKDSQNALLSAEALQTMYLLMSPKQLYEHFKDDYDIHDINWNEEKATAILESWQRKFVEVAHQSILQNSSQSIHAFSTTTLNDIMKSFSDVSVIRVAGGYLLMLAYACVTMLRWDCAKSQGAVGLAGVLLVALSVASGLGLCSLLGISFNAATTQVLPFLALGIGVDDMFLLAHAFTETGYNIPFKAAIVVVFNFAMVLLIFPAILSLDLHRREDKRLDILCCFYSPCSNRVIQIQPQEFADANDNHTYPVSTYSGPTITTSTQITTTVQAFTQCDALGQHIVTILPPTSQISTGPPSVLVPPNPDPYGSQLFTPSSSTRDLLAQVDESKGGRECVPLPFFRWNLSDFARDKYAPLLLKPESKVIVVVLFMSLLGLSLYGTTMVHDGLYLTDIVPRDTKEYDFISAQFQYFSFYNMYLVTMGGFDYPRCQRQLLQLHNSFKSVKYVVRDNNQQLPRMWLHYFQDWLQGLQAAFDADWAAGRITRDNYRNGTEDGVLAYKLLVQTGTKKEPFNYSQLTTRRLVDEEGLINPDTFYIYLTVWVSNDPLGYAASQANFDPHPPEWIHDKYDTTGENLRIPMAEPLEFAQFPFYLNGLRETSDFIEAIESVRSICDDFSKKGILNYPNGYPFLFWEQYIGLRHWFLLAISIVLACTFLVCAILLLNPWTAGIIVFILAMMTVELFGIMGLIGIKLSAIPVVILIASVGIGVEFTVHVALGFLTAIGNRNLRSTVALEHMFAPVVDGAISTLLGVLMLAGSEFDFIMRYFFAVLTILTVLGLLNGLVLLPVLLSVIGPPAEVTPADNGSRLPTPSPEPMPPPMNHHGLYTGRYPPGRRHHAFSESSDSEYYSETTTTSGLGDEEYQYCDQSAYIIPPANAPPSHILLEASKNPSFPKLTIVKPYKEGQDIPAKKETLNTPVQPTVNSVSSQIARQDNKQDFQQDQGPRRQHLPSDRPQGPGRTNYSGPRPQYSNRPHYPRTTLPAYGAATRVPGSNSAVTMVTATASVTVAVHPSVPGSFRGYTHEGFEDCESDCFKETLPPSYTASEKRTDSSKTETSELQDLDCERTSRGASTRH; translated from the exons CTGGCAGCCGTGTGAGTCGAGAGTTGAGGTACACCAAGGAGAAACAAGGAGAGGAGACTGTCTTCACGTCACAAATGCTGATTCAGACCTCTAAACGGGGAGGTACCAACATCCTTACGCAGGAAGCTTTGCTGCAGCACCTCGAGGCCGCACAAGCAGCCAGCAAAGTCCAGGTGTCTTTGTATGGAAA GTCGTGGGATCTGAACAAAATCTGCTACAAATCGGGTGTCCCTGTCATCGAGAATGGAATGATTGAGAGG ATGATCGACAAGCTCTTTCCCTGCATGATTGTGACTCCTCTGGACTGTTTCTGGGAGGGAGCCAAACTCCAGGGTGGCTCTGCCTACCTTCC aGGGAAGCCAGATATCCAGTGGATGAACCTGGACCCAGTGCAGCTGATGGAGGAGCTGGGTCAGTTCACATCGCTCGAGGGCTTCCGTGAGATGCTGGAGAAGGCGCAGGTGGGCCACGCCTACATGAACCGACCATGTCTGGACCCAACTGACCCCGACTGCCCCGACAGTGCACCAAACAAAGTGCTGTGTGAG tGTCCTGACATTGCACAGGAGCTGCGCGGCGGCTGTCACGGCTTCTCCAAGAAATTCATGCACTGGCAGGAGGAGCTGATACTGGGCGGCAGGGCCAAAGACTCCCAGAACGCACTGCTCAG TGCTGAAGCTCTCCAGACCATGTACCTCCTGATGAGCCCCAAGCAGCTTTATGAACACTTCAAGGATGACTACGACATCCATGACATTAACTGGAATGAGGAGAAGGCCACTGCCATTCTAGAGTCCTGGCAGAGGAAGTTTGTTGAG GTGGCTCATCAGAGCATCCTCCAAAACTCCTCTCAGAGTATCCATGCCTTCTCTACCACCACCCTCAACGACATCATGAAATCCTTCTCTGATGTTAGTGTAATCCGCGTGGCGGGCGGTTACCTACTTATG TTGGCATATGCCTGTGTGACCATGCTGCGCTGGGACTGTGCCAAGTCCCAGGGGGCAGTGGGGCTTGCTGGTGTCCTGTTGGTAGCGCTGTCTGTAGCGTCTGGTTTAGGGCTATGCTCTCTCCTAGGGATCTCCTTCAATGCAGCCACAACGCAG GTGCTTCCCTTCCTGGCTCTGGGGATCGGCGTGGACGACATGTTTCTGTTAGCCCATGCTTTCACTGAGACTGGCTACAACATCCCCTTTAAG GCTGCCATAGTTGTGGTCTTTAACTTTGCTATGGTTCTGCTCATCTTCCCGGCCATCTTGAGTCTGGACCTCCACCGACGAGAGGACAAGAGGCTTGATATTCTCTGCTGCTTCTACAG CCCATGCTCTAACCGGGTGATCCAGATCCAGCCGCAGGAGTTTGCCGATGCCAACGATAACCACACCTACCCGGTCTCCACTTATAGTGGccccaccatcaccaccagcaccCAGATCACCACTACGGTGCAGGCCTTCACGCAGTGCgatgccttgggccagcacatcGTCACCATCCTGCCTCCCACATCCCAGATCTCCACAGGCCCCCCCTCTGTGCTGGTGCCTCCCAACCCAGACCCCTACGGCTCACAGCTTTTCACACCCTCCAGCTCCACCCGCGACCTCCTGGCCCAGGTGGATGAGTCCAAAGGGGGGCGTGAGTGTGTGCCTCTGCCCTTCTTCCGGTGGAACCTGTCTGACTTTGCCCGCGACAAGTATGCTCCACTGCTGCTCAAACCAGAAAGCAAGGTGATTGTTGTTGTCCTGTTCATGAGCCTCCTGGGGCTGAGCCTCTATGGCACTACAATGGTTCATGATGGCCTCTACCTGACTGACATTGTCCCTCGTGACACCAAGGAGTATGACTTTATCTCGGCTCAGTTCCAGTACTTCTCCTTCTACAACATGTACTTGGTGACTATGGGTGGCTTTGACTACCCCCGCTGCCAACGGCAGCTCCTACAGCTACACAACAGCTTCAAGTCTGTCAAATACGTGGTTCGTGACAACAACCAGCAGCTTCCCCGGATGTGGCTGCATTACTTCCAGGACTGGCTCCAAG GTCTGCAGGCAGCATTCGATGCTGACTGGGCAGCAGGCAGGATCACCCGTGATAACTACCGCAATGGCACAGAGGATGGTGTACTGGCATATAAGCTGCTCGTCCAGACTGGCACTAAGAAGGAGCCATTCAACTACAGCCAG CTGACCACTAGGCGACTGGTAGATGAGGAAGGCTTGATCAACCCTGATACATTTTACATCTACCTGACGGTGTGGGTCAGTAATGATCCTCTTGGTTACGCAGCCTCCCAGGCTAACTTTGACCCCCACCCTCCTGAGTGGATCCACGACAAATATGATACAACGGGGGAGAACCTGCGCA TTCCCATGGCTGAGCCACTGGAGTTTGCCCAGTTCCCATTCTACCTGAACGGTCTACGTGAGACCTCAGACTTCATTGAGGCCATCGAGAGTGTGCGCTCCATCTGTGATGATTTCTCCAAGAAGGGCATCCTCAACTACCCTAACGGCTACCCCTTCCTGTTCTGGGAGCAGTACATTGGCCTGCGCCACTGGTTCCTTCTCGCCATCAGCATTGTGCTGGCCTGCACCTTCCTGGTGTGCGCCATCCTCCTGCTGAACCCCTGGACAGCCGGCATCATC GTGTTCATTCTGGCCATGATGACGGTTGAGCTCTTTGGAATCATGGGATTGATCGGTATTAAGCTGAGCGCTATCCCCGTTGTAATCCTGATCGCGTCTGTGGGGATCGGCGTGGAGTTCACCGTCCACGTAGCACTG GGCTTTTTGACGGCTATCGGCAACAGGAATCTCCGCTCCACGGTGGCACTGGAACACATGTTTGCCCCTGTAGTAGATGGCGCCATCTCCACTCTTCTGGGTGTGCTGATGCTGGCTGGGTCCGAGTTTGACTTCATCATGAG GTATTTCTTTGCAGTTCTGACCATCTTAACTGTGTTGGGCCTACTAAACGGACTAGTTCTGCTCCCTGTACTGCTATCGGTCATTGGCCCACCTGCTGAGGTCACACCAGCAGATAATGGTAGCCGTTTACCCACGCCTTCCCCAGAGCCAATGCCCCCTCCCATGAACCACCATGGTCTCTACACAGGGCGCTACCCTCCAGGCCGGCGCCACCACGCCTTCTCTGAGTCGTCGGACTCCGAATACTACTCTGAGACAACCACCACGTCGGGCCTTGGGGATGAGGAGTACCAGTACTGTGACCAAAGTGCATATATCATCCCTCCCGCCAATGCACCCCCCTCCCACATCCTTCTGGAGGCCAGCAAGAACCCCAGCTTCCCCAAACTCACG ATTGTAAAGCCGTACAAAGAGGGCCAGGACATCCCTGCCAAAAAGGAAACCTTAAACACACCAGTACAGCCCACTGTGAACTCTGTCAGCTCTCAGATAGCAAGGCAGGACAACAAGCAGGACTTTCAGCAGGACCAAGGGCCAAGGAGGCAACATTTGCCTAGTGACAGACCCCAAGGGCCAGGAAGGACTAATTACTCTGGCCCCAGGCCTCAATACAGCAACAGACCCCACTATCCTAGGACTACGTTGCCTGCGTATGGCGCAGCAACCAGGGTACCGGGGTCTAATAGCGCTGTTACCATGGTGACTGCCACCGCCTCGGTGACGGTCGCTGTGCACCCCAGTGTGCCGGGGTCATTCAGGGGTTACACACATGAGGGCTTTGAGGACTGTGAATCCGACTGCTTCAAGGAAACACTTCCACCTTCTTACACGGCCTCTGAGAAAAGGACTGACTCCTCCAAGACAGAGACCTCGGAGCTCCAGGACCTTGATTGTGAAAGAACGAGCAGAGGCGCCTCGACTAGGCACTAG